The genomic window ATCATGCTGCGCTGGGGGTGGGTCTTGGCCTCCTCGGCGGTGATGCTGCCGTTGCTGATCATCTCGCGCACCAGGGTCTGGTCCTCGGTGATCTGCACCAGGTTGGGCTTGCGGTAGACGTAGGCCCGGCTGTCGCCCACCTGGGCCACGTAGGCATGGCCCTTCCAGATGACGGCGGCGGTGAGGGTGGAGCCCATGCCCCGGCTGGAGCGCTCGGCGTCCGCGTAGCGCAGGACGGCGCTGGAGGCGCCCTCCACGGCCTGCTTGAGGGCCTTGAGGAGGCCCATCTCGTTGGCCAGGTGGGCCGGGAACCGCCCCCAGTGACCGAAGAGGTTCACCGCCACCGACGCAAGCCCCTCGCGGCTGGCGATCTCGCCGGAGGCCGCGCCGCCCATGCCGTCGGCCACCGCGGCGAGAATCCCCGCGTGGCAGGTGTTGGGCATGGGCCCCAAACCGTTCACCAGGGGCTCATCCCCATCCAGGGCGCTCACCAGATAGGCATCTTCGTTGTTTTTCCGCACCCGGCCGACGTGGGTGATGGCAGCATAATCGATGAGCATGAAGGGGATGTTCCTGCAGACGGCGAAAGGGTCACATCCGGGGCACAGAACCGGTGCGGGGAAGATTCCATGGTACCAGGAACCCCCATCATATCCCCTGCCCGGCCATCATGAGTGAATCAGATATCAAGGAGCCGAACCGTGATTCCCCACCCCCCGCCCGCCCCCCAGCACCTTCCTCCCATGACCACGACCCAGACCGTCATCGCGGTCATTCTGCTGCTCCTGCTGCTCTGGGTTGCCTATAAAATCGGGAAAGTGATCCTCCGGGTCGTGGCGGGCCTGCTTTTTCTCGGCCTCGCGGGCTACGTCATCTGGTACCTTTTGATCAGGTAGAAATTTCGTCCTTCCCTTCAACATCCCTCGAGGAGCAAGCATGGCTGCCATCTCCTGCCCCAATTGCGGCGCTGATCTCACCGTCCCCCAGAGCGTTCGCATCGCCGAATACCACTTCGGCCGCCTGGAAAAGGTCGACCAGGCCCCCATGGAAGGGCCCGGCTTCAAATACCACTTCGAACAGCCCGACACGTACACGATCCTCTGCAACACCTGCAAGCGGCTCGTGCGCACCCTCCCCATCGGCAAGTAGGCCGGCGCCGGGGCAAAGGAAAGGGGCCCTCGCGGGCCCCTTTCCTTGTGCCTCCCCGGGAACTAGTTCTTGAGGATGCGGGGGGTGATGAAGATCAGCAGCTCGTCGTTGCTGTCCTTGTTGATCTTGTTGCGGAACAGGAAGCCGATGAGGGGCAGGTCCTTGAGGAAGGGCACGCCGGTCGACTGCTGGGTCGAGTTGTTCTTGTAGACGCCGCCCATGATGGCCGTGCCGCCGTCCTTCACGAGCACCTGGGTCTCCACGGCCTTGCGAGTGATGGTCGGCGTGGTGCCCACCAGCTGCCCGAAGTCCGCGTCGGCCTTCTCCACCTTGATGTCCATGAGGATGGTGCCGTCGTTGGTGATCTGGGGGGTGACCTCGAGTTCCAGGTTGGCGTCGGCGAACTGCACCGCGATGGCGCCGCCGCTCACGCCGGTCTGCTGGGCGGGATAGGGGATCTTCGCGCCGGAGAGGATCTTGGCCTTCTTGTTGTTCTGGGTGACCACCTTGGGCGAGGAGACGATCTTGACCACGCCCTGCTTTTCCAGGGCCTGGAGGATGACGTTAACGCTCATGCGGTTGCTGAGGAAGGAGACCCAGAACTCGCCCGCGGGGCTGGCGATGTCGGTGACGTTCGTGGCGCCTGGCGAGAAGGCCACGGTGGCGGCATTGCCCGTGGTGGCCAGGTTGTTGATGCTGTTCCAGGAGGGGCCGTTGGTGCTGCCCCAGGGGGCGGCGGTGGTCCCGCCGGTGGTGATGGCGGCGCTGCCGGTGTTGGACGTGGGCCACTTGACGCCGAAGTCCTTCTCCCAGTTCTTGGAGGCTTCCACCACCCGGGCCTCGATCTGCACCTGCTGGATCTGAACGTCCAGCTGGGCGATGAGATCGTCGAGGATGGGGAGGTTCCTGGGCAGGTCGGTGATGATCAGGGTGTTGGTGCGGTCGTCCACGATGATGCCGCCGCGCTTGGTGAGCATCTTGTCGAGGATGGTCTTGGACTCGGAGGCCTTGGCGAACGACAGGGGCCGCGTGATGCTCTGGACGTCGCCGGCGAGGGACTTGGCGTCGTCGAGGCGCTTGCGGTCCTCCTCCTCCTTCTGGAGCTTCTCGATCTTGGCCACGCGGATGATGCCGTTGCTCACTTCCTTGCCCAGCCCGGCGTGCTTGAGGATCACGTCCAGGACCTGGTCCCAGGGGGTGTCGGTGAACTTGAACGTGTAGATGCCCTGCACGTCCTGGTCCACGATGAGGTTCAGGTGGGCCGTGTCGGCGATGATGCGCAGGAAGCTGGTGAGGTCGGTGCCCACCACGTCGATGGTCATGCGGGCGCCGGTGTAGCGGCCCGAGACATCGCCGAGGGTGCGGCCGCTGCGGGATTCCTCGCGGCGCGGGGCGGCCTTCTCCTGGGCCAGGGCGGTCGGCAGGACGGACTGCACGGCCAGGGACGGCAGGGCCTGGAAGGGCGCGCCGACCACCGGGACGGGGACGAGGGGAGCGGGCTTGGCGGCGACCTTGGGGGCCTCCTCCTTGAGGACGATCGGGGCCGGCGGCGGAACGGGGGCGGGCGCCTCTTCCGTCACGACGTAGGCGGCGCGCTCGACGGGAGCCGCAGCGGCCAGAAGCGCGGCGGGCTGGGCAACGGCCTGGGGGGCCGCGCGCTCGGGCAGGGCGGGCGTCTGGGGAAGGGCGGCCAGGCTGGCGGCAACGGCCTCGGTCTCCATGGGCACGGGCGCCGCGGGGGCGACCGTCACCTGGGTTCCCAGCTGGGCGCGGACCGCGCCCTGTCCGGAATCGAGGGTGATGCTCACGCCCGTGCCGTCGCTGGTCACGGTGGCCTGGGTTCCGGGCACCACTTCGAGGACGATGCGGGTGACGGGCTGCGGCGCCGTGGCGAACTGCGCCAGCCGGGAGCGGAGGATCTGGGGGCACGCGAGTCCCTGCATGTCCTTCCGTGTGACCTTGTCCCCGCGGTTGACCCCCGGGAGGTCCACGACGACCCGGGACGGGTTGGGCAGCACCTGGAGGCGCGGAACGCCGGTGAATCCGGGGATGCTGAGCTTCAGCACCTGGATGGCACCCGGCTGCATGCTCGCCCCGGCAAGCGTTGCGATGGCGGCGTTGGTGCCAGCATCAGGGAGGGCTCCGTTGAGAGATCCGGATTGGATCCCCGCCAGTACCACGCCCCCTGCGACCAGCAAGGAACTCAGGCGAGCATTCATCGTTTACCCTCCTCGCGTTTGAACGTCTTGACGACGGTTCGGAAGATTTTGGTGTTAGTGCTGCTGGCATCCCACTGATGGAACGTGACGGACTTGTCGTTGACGCCGACCAGTTCACCGTCCCGGAACCGATACCCGATGGGCAGGGAACGGACGTTCCCGCGGGCATCGGTGACCACGGCCAAGACCTTGCCGTTGGAAACCACCATTCCTTTGACGCCGATATCGTCCACCATGTCCCCCTTGTTGGTCTGCTCCGCATCGGTGGGGGCGGAGAAGGGGTCCCGCTGCAGGGTGGGCCTGTAGGGGGTCGCGCGGACGGCGATCAGCTCGTCGGGATTGATCCCCTGGTTGGCGGAAAGGGCCGGAGTCGCGACGGATTCCGCGCGGCCCTTGGCACCTTCCTTGGGAGGCGTTCCCTGTGCGCAAAGCTGAAGGCCGAGCGCCAAGGCGGGGAGGATGTATGCGATCCGTGCCATGGTCTCAGTCTCCCGTTTCTTTCTTGGCCGGTGCCGCTGCCGGTTTCGGCTGCGGCGTGCCCGCCGGAGGAGGCGGTGGGGCCGGGTTGTATACGAAGGCGCTGACCTTGCAGGTGACGGAGACGGGATACAGGCTGCGGTTGCTCTCCCGCTTCAAGGCCATCTCGCTGAGATTGATGATCTTCTCGTAGCCGGAGATCAGGGAGGAGAACTGCCCGAGGGTGTGGTAGCCCGCGCGGAACGTGAACTGGACCGGGTATTCCGTGTAGTAGTCCTTGGCCACGGGAGCCATGAGCGTGAAGGAGACCTGCTCGATGCCGGCGGTGTCCGCCAGTTTCTTGACACGGTAGGGGAGCTCGCCCCGGTCGGCATCGGTGGGCATGATCTTGATCAGCTCATCAATTACCTTCTCCTGCTCGACGACCTCGGCCTTGAGCTTCTCGTAGTTGGCCTTGAGGGCGTAGCCCTTGGCCACGTCGGCCTGGAGCCCCTGGTTGACCAGCTTGAGGCCCGCAAGCTCGTCCCGCTTGCCGCCCAGGAAGAAGACGATGAGGATGGCCAGCATCAAGCCCGCCAGGCCACCGATCAACAGTTGTTTCTGAAGTTGCGAGTTCATAGCTACCTCAGGCCGAATTCTTCAAATCACAGGAGATGGTGAATTCGACGGTGCGTCCGTTCTTGTTGGCGGCCGGGTAGTTGACGTTCTGGAACCACTTGGTCTGTTCCACCAGGCGGTTCCGGAACTGGTTGACGGCCTCGAAACTGGAGCTCTCGCCCTTGATGCTTATGGTCAGCCCCTTCTGGTTGATCTCGCGGAACCACACGTCGTCGGGAAGCGCGTTGGCGAGTTCCTCCAGGAAGTGGACGGGAAGGTGCTGGAAGGACTTGAGTCCCATCATCACTTCCTTCTTCTTTTGGAGCATCTCCTTTTGGGACCTGAACTTCCGCTCAAGATCCATGTATTTTTCGAGCTCCTTCTTCTTGGCTTCCAGTTCGACCTTGGTGCGCTGTTCGCGCTCGATCTGGGAGTTCAGCATGACGTAGTAGATGCCGCCCGCCGATGCGATGACCAGGCCGAAAAGCACCCCTGCGATGGGAAGGCTCGGACGCCCGGTAGCCGCGGAATCGGCGTAGACGGGGACGGCCTCGGCCTTTTCGGCCTTCTTCCCACCCACCTGGGCGAGCGTGTCTCCCAGAAGGTTGATCTTGATCATCGGTCCCCCACTTGGCGCAAGGCCAATCCGACCGCAACAGCGGCCGTGCAGCCGACTCCATTGACCACGGCCGGGTCCAGGCTCCGCTCATCCATTTCGAGGAGCTGGAAGGGATTCAGCCGATCCACGGAAACCCTCAGACGATCCCCGAGAATCTCGGGAAGCTTGTCCACCTTGGCGCTGCCGCCGCAGAGGAGGACCCGGTCCAGGCGGTCCACCTTGAAGCTGGAGCGGAAGAAATCGATGGTGCGGCCGAGTTCGTCGGCGAAGCTGTCGGAGACGGAGGAGAGGGAGGGCTCGACCTCTTCGGGCGTCCGGCCCTCCGCGGCGTGGCCTTCCTTGAGCATCTCGGCGGCCTCGCGGCTCACGCCCCAGTCCTCCATGAGCTTGTCCGTGAACCGGTGGCCGCCCCAGGCGATATCGCGCCAGAAAAGCGACTTGCGGCCGACCAGCATGGTCAGGTTCGTGAACTGGGCGCCGATGTTGACCAGGGCCACCACTTCATCGCGCCCGCCCGGGGGCGAGTTGATCTCGTAGGCGTTCTGGATGGCGAAGACGTCCACGTCCACCAGGACGGAACGGGCGCCCGCCATGGCGACGCAGCCGATGTAGGACTCGATCTTGTCCTTGCGGCAGGCCACCAGGACCACGTCCATGTTGCCTTCCGCGGGACGCTCCTCCAGGACGGCGAAGTCCAGGGCGTAGGCGTCCAGGCCCTGGCCGGCGGGGAAGAAGCTCTCGGCCTCCCACCGCACCGATTCTGCCAGCTCCGTGGGGCTCATGAGCGGGAAGGTCACTTTTTTGACCATCACCTGCTGCCCCGCCACGGAGATGGCCACGTCCCGGGCCTTGATCTTCTGCTCCGTGAGCACCTGGCGAATGGCCGCGGCCACCGCGTTGCTGTCCATGATGTCCCCGTCGACGATCGCGTCGAAGGGGAGCGGGGCTATGCCAAGTTTCTGGAGCCGGTACCGCTGGCTCCCGCCTTTGCCTAGCACCTGCAGTTCACAGACCTTTACGGAACTGGAACCAATGTCCAGGCCCACGAGCTGGTTTTTTTTGCCACCGAAAAGACCCACTTGGAGCCTCGCTTTAGTTGATTAGGCGGTTCAGTTTAACCTTTATATCTTTCCGGTCAACCGAATGTTGTTATCAAACATTTTTATCCGGATCGAACGCGACGATGACGACGGTGATGTTGTCTTCCCCCCCATTGCCCATGGCTTTGGCGATCAAGCGTCCCGCAGCCTCTTCCATGTCCGGGGCATTCTGGACTATTTCCCAGATTTCCTGATCTTGAACCATTCCTGACAGTCCATCGGAGCAAAGCAAAATCCGGTCCAATTCCTTAACCTGGATCTCCCTTACGGAGATGTCCAGCTCCCCTCCGTTGCCCAGGGCCTGGGTGATGACGTTGCGGAAGGGATGGCGGCGGGCCTCGTCGGGGGTCAGGATCCCGTTGGCGACCTGCTCCGCCACCCATGAATGATCCCGGGTGACTTGCTGGATCCCGTCCGGGTTCAACAGGTAGGCCCTGCTGTCCCCCACGTGGACAAGGGTGATGGTGTCCGCATTGACCAGGCAGGCCACCACGGTGGAGCCCATGGACTCCCGTTCGGGGTTGGTGCGGATGTCGTTCAGGATGCTCTGGTCGGCCAGGAGGAGGGCGGCCTTGAGCCGGTTGCCGTCGTAGGGCAGCGCGGTGTCGTATTCCACCGGCCAGGTCCGGTCCCGCTCCACCGTATGGGTGATGAACTGCCCCACCTTCTCCACCACGATCTGGCTGGCGACCTCCCCGGCGGCATGCCCGCCGAGCCCATCGGCAACCACAAACAGGCCGAGGTCAGGTTCCATGAGGAAGTTGTCTTCATTGTGCTTGCGAACGCACCCAACTTCCGTCCGTCCCGCTGCCACCACCCGCATGCTCAACCCCTTTTGAATAGCTTTTCCAGCTTGATGCGCGTCTCCGCAACGAGTTCGTTCCACTGGTCGCCCAGGCTCGCCATCTGTTCCTTGGCCTTGCCCTTCGGGTTGGCTGGCTTTCCGGGCTGCCTGAAGATCGCGTGATCGGGGGCCAGATTGTGCACCGTCTCCCAGAGCCGGGTGGCCCGGGCCTGCATTCCCAGCCCCTGGAAGGTCTGGGCCAGCAGGATCATGGAATCGACATCCTTGGGGTTGAGCTTGATGGCTGTTTCAAGCGCCTTCACCTTGCCGCGCGCGTCCCCGCCGGTGGCCTCCAGGACCTTGCCGTGCAGGGCGTGGAATTCCGGGCGTTCGTTGTCCAGGCGCAGGGCGTAGAGGATCAGCGCCAGGGAGCGCCCGTAGGCGCGGCCCTCGAAGGCGCCCTGGGCATCCTTGAACCACTCGTCGGCGGTCTTGGGGATCGCCGTGCGGTCCGGGCCTTCGTCGAGCTGGATCGAGGGCGCGGCCGCCTGTGCCGGGGCCTGGGCCCTGGCCGGTTCGGACGGCGGGGCGGGGGCGGCGGAGCCCCGGCTGGGCGTGTCCTTGAGCATGCTGAAGGCCTCGGCCAGCATGCGGAAGCGGCGCTCCGCATCGGCTTTCGCCTCGCCCGTGAACCGGTCCGGATGCCACTGCTTGGCCATCCGGTGGTATGCGGCCTTGATCTCCTCGATCGTGGCTCCTGGCGAAATTTCCAGCACTTCGTATGGGTTCATCTCAGTTCCATGGCGAACGGGAGCATTTCGGGGTGTAGGGCGTGTCCGGTGTGTCTGTGATATTAACCCAGGACTCTTGGGAAAAAGAAAGGGGACAATCGTCCCCGGAGGGGGACCCGCCAAGGATCCCCCGGTACGGAAAGACCTTTGGCCCCGGTCACGGGATTGGAGAATCTATCTCAATACCCCATTTGGTGGCACACTCGAACCCGAGGCGGGAGTTGGGCATGGGTCCGAGTTCGTTGGCAGATCTGAGGGATGGCCTGGAAGCGGGGGACCTGTCCGCCACCTTCCTGGCCCTCGGCTGCCTGGACCGCATGGCCGGCCTTGAGCCCCGGCTCAACGCCACCGTCTTCCAGGATTCCGGCCTGACCCTCGCCGCAGCCCGTGCCGCCGACGCCCGCCTGACCCGGGGCGAGCGGACGCCGGTCCTGGGCATCCCCATGGTCCTCAAGGACAACCTCCACTGGAAGGGGGCCCCCGTGGGCAACGGCTCGCGCATCCAGCGCGGCTATCGGGCCCCCTACGACGCAACCGTCGTGCGCCGGCTCCTGGAGGCCGGGGCGGTGCCGGTGGCCAAGGCCAACATGGACGAGTTCGCCATGGGCTCCAGCGGCGAGCACAGCGCCTCGGGCCCCGCCCGCAACCCCTGGGACACCACCCGGGTCCCCGGGGGCAGTTCCTCGGGCTCCGTGGTCTCCGTGGCCGCGGGCTATGCCCCCTTCGCCCTGGGCACCGACACGGGCGGGTCCGTGAGGCTGCCGGGGAGCTTCTGCAACGTGACCGCCCTGCGGCCCACCTACGGCGTGCTGAGCCGTTACGGCGTCACGGCCATGGCCTCCTCCCTGGACATCGTCGGACCCGTGGCCGGCTCCGCCCGGGACCTGGCGGCGGTCCTCTCCGTCATGGCCGGTCCCGATCCCCTGGACGCCACCAGCGTGGACCTGCCCGGACGGGAGCGCCTGGGCGACCTCCGGCCCCGCGCGCTCAAGGGCCTGCGGGTGGGCCTGCCCCGCGAGTACTTCGGCGAAGG from Geothrix sp. 21YS21S-2 includes these protein-coding regions:
- a CDS encoding J domain-containing protein, with the translated sequence MNPYEVLEISPGATIEEIKAAYHRMAKQWHPDRFTGEAKADAERRFRMLAEAFSMLKDTPSRGSAAPAPPSEPARAQAPAQAAAPSIQLDEGPDRTAIPKTADEWFKDAQGAFEGRAYGRSLALILYALRLDNERPEFHALHGKVLEATGGDARGKVKALETAIKLNPKDVDSMILLAQTFQGLGMQARATRLWETVHNLAPDHAIFRQPGKPANPKGKAKEQMASLGDQWNELVAETRIKLEKLFKRG
- the gatA gene encoding Asp-tRNA(Asn)/Glu-tRNA(Gln) amidotransferase subunit GatA — its product is MGPSSLADLRDGLEAGDLSATFLALGCLDRMAGLEPRLNATVFQDSGLTLAAARAADARLTRGERTPVLGIPMVLKDNLHWKGAPVGNGSRIQRGYRAPYDATVVRRLLEAGAVPVAKANMDEFAMGSSGEHSASGPARNPWDTTRVPGGSSSGSVVSVAAGYAPFALGTDTGGSVRLPGSFCNVTALRPTYGVLSRYGVTAMASSLDIVGPVAGSARDLAAVLSVMAGPDPLDATSVDLPGRERLGDLRPRALKGLRVGLPREYFGEGIDAGVRDVLETALRDLEAQGAELVEVSLPHTPFAIDTYYLINTSEVSSNLSRFDGVRYGARAASDTLDGMIAGTRDAGFGMEAKRRILLGAFCLSKGYYEAFYLKAQKARTLITRDFAAAFGKVDVLATPVSPTTAFPLGERTGDPLAMYLSDVFTVTPALAALPALSMPAGFASGLPVGLQLIGPSLSDVPLLELAHAYQRITKHHTEAPRLDS
- the pilM gene encoding type IV pilus assembly protein PilM; this encodes MGLFGGKKNQLVGLDIGSSSVKVCELQVLGKGGSQRYRLQKLGIAPLPFDAIVDGDIMDSNAVAAAIRQVLTEQKIKARDVAISVAGQQVMVKKVTFPLMSPTELAESVRWEAESFFPAGQGLDAYALDFAVLEERPAEGNMDVVLVACRKDKIESYIGCVAMAGARSVLVDVDVFAIQNAYEINSPPGGRDEVVALVNIGAQFTNLTMLVGRKSLFWRDIAWGGHRFTDKLMEDWGVSREAAEMLKEGHAAEGRTPEEVEPSLSSVSDSFADELGRTIDFFRSSFKVDRLDRVLLCGGSAKVDKLPEILGDRLRVSVDRLNPFQLLEMDERSLDPAVVNGVGCTAAVAVGLALRQVGDR
- a CDS encoding PilN domain-containing protein, which translates into the protein MIKINLLGDTLAQVGGKKAEKAEAVPVYADSAATGRPSLPIAGVLFGLVIASAGGIYYVMLNSQIEREQRTKVELEAKKKELEKYMDLERKFRSQKEMLQKKKEVMMGLKSFQHLPVHFLEELANALPDDVWFREINQKGLTISIKGESSSFEAVNQFRNRLVEQTKWFQNVNYPAANKNGRTVEFTISCDLKNSA
- a CDS encoding type 4a pilus biogenesis protein PilO, whose product is MNSQLQKQLLIGGLAGLMLAILIVFFLGGKRDELAGLKLVNQGLQADVAKGYALKANYEKLKAEVVEQEKVIDELIKIMPTDADRGELPYRVKKLADTAGIEQVSFTLMAPVAKDYYTEYPVQFTFRAGYHTLGQFSSLISGYEKIINLSEMALKRESNRSLYPVSVTCKVSAFVYNPAPPPPPAGTPQPKPAAAPAKKETGD
- a CDS encoding Stp1/IreP family PP2C-type Ser/Thr phosphatase, producing MRVVAAGRTEVGCVRKHNEDNFLMEPDLGLFVVADGLGGHAAGEVASQIVVEKVGQFITHTVERDRTWPVEYDTALPYDGNRLKAALLLADQSILNDIRTNPERESMGSTVVACLVNADTITLVHVGDSRAYLLNPDGIQQVTRDHSWVAEQVANGILTPDEARRHPFRNVITQALGNGGELDISVREIQVKELDRILLCSDGLSGMVQDQEIWEIVQNAPDMEEAAGRLIAKAMGNGGEDNITVVIVAFDPDKNV
- a CDS encoding PP2C family serine/threonine-protein phosphatase, which produces MLIDYAAITHVGRVRKNNEDAYLVSALDGDEPLVNGLGPMPNTCHAGILAAVADGMGGAASGEIASREGLASVAVNLFGHWGRFPAHLANEMGLLKALKQAVEGASSAVLRYADAERSSRGMGSTLTAAVIWKGHAYVAQVGDSRAYVYRKPNLVQITEDQTLVREMISNGSITAEEAKTHPQRSMITQALGAPVPIRAVLSRVALRRGDRLLLCSDGLHGEIPDEHLALLLSRGDPANLTLEAMAQEALARGGRDNLTGLLLTLDDPGLAMPNLYEPVRIVEPQLSSDPLLANEDTHPNQPIINRLGRFLRGNT
- the pilQ gene encoding type IV pilus secretin PilQ → MQPGAIQVLKLSIPGFTGVPRLQVLPNPSRVVVDLPGVNRGDKVTRKDMQGLACPQILRSRLAQFATAPQPVTRIVLEVVPGTQATVTSDGTGVSITLDSGQGAVRAQLGTQVTVAPAAPVPMETEAVAASLAALPQTPALPERAAPQAVAQPAALLAAAAPVERAAYVVTEEAPAPVPPPAPIVLKEEAPKVAAKPAPLVPVPVVGAPFQALPSLAVQSVLPTALAQEKAAPRREESRSGRTLGDVSGRYTGARMTIDVVGTDLTSFLRIIADTAHLNLIVDQDVQGIYTFKFTDTPWDQVLDVILKHAGLGKEVSNGIIRVAKIEKLQKEEEDRKRLDDAKSLAGDVQSITRPLSFAKASESKTILDKMLTKRGGIIVDDRTNTLIITDLPRNLPILDDLIAQLDVQIQQVQIEARVVEASKNWEKDFGVKWPTSNTGSAAITTGGTTAAPWGSTNGPSWNSINNLATTGNAATVAFSPGATNVTDIASPAGEFWVSFLSNRMSVNVILQALEKQGVVKIVSSPKVVTQNNKKAKILSGAKIPYPAQQTGVSGGAIAVQFADANLELEVTPQITNDGTILMDIKVEKADADFGQLVGTTPTITRKAVETQVLVKDGGTAIMGGVYKNNSTQQSTGVPFLKDLPLIGFLFRNKINKDSNDELLIFITPRILKN